In one Vidua chalybeata isolate OUT-0048 chromosome 4, bVidCha1 merged haplotype, whole genome shotgun sequence genomic region, the following are encoded:
- the SLC10A4 gene encoding sodium/bile acid cotransporter 4, which translates to MTAVEAVARHRPRRGWPRVGPGTAAAAHQQRPEIRAEPGRDAGTATRPGETSPRPALTAAPPPALSSGAWRGAAAPGAAQPMASSAQPPAAAGGGGPDGGSLAGGGETFGDRSLSQGLSVLVGLGLCVTMLGLGCAVELGQLGHQLRRPVGLLLALLGQFVAMPLLAFLLALIFALDEVAAVAVLLCGCCPGGNLSNLMSVLVDGDMNLSIIMTASSTLLALFLMPLCLWIYSRHWINTAVVQLLPLGAVSLTLGSTLLPIGLGVLIRYRHPRAADLLVKISLWSLLVTLVVLFILTGTMLGPDLLAQIPASVYAIAVLMPLAGYALGYGLATIFKMPPHCRRTVSLETGCQNVQLCTAILKLTFSPELIGSMYMFPLLYALFQSAEAGLFVLAYKMYGKDSYKQDTLGEEEDTDISYKKLKEEEVADTSYGTVTTEEHNSIQMEPTQTAL; encoded by the exons ATGACCGCCGTCGAGGCGGTGGCGAGACACCGCCCACGCCGGGGGTGGCCCCGCGTGGGTCCGGGGACCGCGGCCGCTGCGCATCAGCAGCGCCCAGAGATCCGAGCGGAGCCGGGGAGGGATGCGGGCACCGCCACCCGCCCGGGCGAGACCTCACCGCGTCCCGCACTGacggccgccccgccgcccgcgctcTCCTCCGGGGCTtggcggggagcggcggctcCCGGGGCCGCGCAGCCCATGGCCAGCTCCGCGCAgcccccggcggcggcggggggcggcggcccCGACGGCGGGTCTCTGGCGGGGGGCGGCGAGACCTTCGGGGACCGCTCCCTCAGCCAGGGCCTGAGCgtgctggtggggctggggctctgcgTGACcatgctggggctgggctgcgcCGTGGAGTTGGGGCAGCTGGGGCACCAGCTCCGGCGGCCCGTagggctgctgctggcgctgctgggGCAATTCGTGGCCATGCCACTGCTGGCCTTTCTCCTCGCCCTCATCTTCGCCCTAGACGAGGTGGCGGCCGTGGCTGTACTGCTGTGCGGCTGCTGCCCCGGAGGCAACCTCTCCAACCTCATGTCGGTGCTCGTCGACGGGGATATGAATCTGAG CATTATCATGACGGCCTCCTCCACGCTGCTGGCCCTGTTCCTGATGCCCCTCTGCCTCTGGATCTACAGCCGCCACTGGATCAACACGGCCGtggtgcagctgctgcccctgggggCGGTAAGCCTGACGCTGGGCAGCACCCTGCTGCCCATCGGCCTGGGGGTGCTCATCCGCTACCGGCACCCCCGCGCCGCCGACCTCCTGGTCAAG ATTTCCCTGTGGTCCCTCTTGGTGACTCTGGTGGTCCTGTTCATCCTGACTGGGACCATGCTGGGCCCAGATCTGTTGGCACAGATTCCTGCGTCTGTCTACGCCATTGCAGTGCTGATGCCTCTGGCAGGGTACGCCTTGGGATATGGCTTAGCCACCATCTTTAAAATGCCCCCACACTGCAGGAGAACAGTATCTTTGGAAACAGGGTGTCAAAACGtccagctctgcactgccaTCCTAAAACTCACCTTCTCCCCGGAGCTCATAGGGAGCATGTACATGTTTCCCTTGCTTTATGCACTTTTTCAGTCAGCAGAAGCGGGACTGTTTGTGCTGGCATACAAGATGTATGGAAAAGACAGCTACAAGCAAGATACCCTTGGTGAAGAGGAAGACACAGATATTTCCTACAAGAAACTGAAGGAAGAGGAGGTAGCTGATACTTCATATGGCACAGTGACCACAGAGGAGCACAACTCCATTCAGATGGAGCCGACTCAGACGGCGCTTTAG
- the ZAR1 gene encoding zygote arrest protein 1 isoform X2 codes for MAEEAMASYLYTAYHPYSYRYPPPKGKGGAAGGWRPRGSSYFSGYGEAAAEYFDNYQRAQLKAILSQVNPNLTPRLRKANTKEVGVQVNPRQDASVQCSLGPRTLLRRRPGPAAPRPREAEREQELGSPATTSTRAVRFPRTIAVYSPVASRRLTAFLEEPSPEPEGRPQQQEKAAAVEEEPAALREQRAAEAAAVRASWEKPPEGGAEPLGQRPAAPLEPATEASQEEPAEPSAQAEPSAQPAEPPASPQKRQSSAAKTRLRFQFLEQKYGYYHCKACNIRWESAYVWCVQGTNKVYFRQFCRTCQKSYNPYRVEDITCQSCKQTRCTCPVKMRHVDPKRPHRQDLCGRCKGKRLSCDSTFSFKYII; via the exons ATGGCCGAGGAAGCGATGGCGAGCTATCTCTATACCGCCTACCACCCCTACTCCTACCGCTACCCACCGCCCAAGGGCAAAGGAGGGGCGGCGGGCGGCTGGAGGCCGCGGGGCAGCAGCTACTTCTCGGGCTACGGGGAGGCGGCCGCCGAGTACTTCGACAACTACCAGCGGGCGCAGCTGAAGGCCATCCTCTCCCAGGTCAATCCCAACCTGACGCCGCGGCTCCGCAAGGCCAACACCAAGGAGGTGGGCGTCCAGGTGAACCCACGGCAGGACGCCTCGGTGCAGTGCTCGCTCGGGCCCCGCACGCTGCTGCGCCGCCGCCCCGGTCCCGCCGCGCCGCGGCCCCGTGAGGCGGAGcgagagcaggagctgggcagccccGCCACCACCAGCACCCGCGCCGTGCGCTTCCCCCGCACCATCGCCGTCTACTCGCCCGTGGCGTCCCGCAGACTCACCGCCTTCCTGGAGGAGCCGAGCCCGGAGCCAGAGGGGCGGCCGCAGCAACAGGAGAAGGCGGCGGCCGTCGAGGAGGAGCCGGCCGCGCTGCGGGAGCAgcgggcggcggaggcggcTGCCGTGCGGGCGAGCTGGGAGAAGCCCCCCGAGGGTGGCGCCGAGCCGCTCGGGCAGCGCCCGGCCGCCCCCCTGGAGCCGGCGACGGAGGCAAGCCAGGAGGAGCCGGCAGAGCCGTCAGCCCAGGCAGAGCCGTCAGCCCAGCCGGCAGAGCCGCCGGCCTCACCCCAGAAGCGGCAGTCGTCGGCGGCCAAGACCCGCCTGCGCTTCCAG TTCCTGGAGCAGAAGTACGGGTACTACCACTGCAAGGCCTGCAACATCCGCTGGGAGAGCGCCTACGTCTGGTGCGTCCAGGGCACCAACAAG GTCTATTTCCGTCAGTTCTGCCGGACCTGTCAGAAATCCTACAACCCGTACCGCGTGGAGGACATCACCTGCCAG AGCTGCAAGCAGACGCGGTGCACCTGCCCCGTGAAGATGCGCCACGTGGATCCCAAGAGGCCCCACCGCCAGGACCTCTGTGGGAGATGCAAAGGGAAACGTCTGTCCTGCGATAGCACATTCAGTTTCAAATATATCATCTGA
- the ZAR1 gene encoding zygote arrest protein 1 isoform X1 produces the protein MAEEAMASYLYTAYHPYSYRYPPPKGKGGAAGGWRPRGSSYFSGYGEAAAEYFDNYQRAQLKAILSQVNPNLTPRLRKANTKEVGVQVNPRQDASVQCSLGPRTLLRRRPGPAAPRPREAEREQELGSPATTSTRAVRFPRTIAVYSPVASRRLTAFLEEPSPEPEGRPQQQEKAAAVEEEPAALREQRAAEAAAVRASWEKPPEGGAEPLGQRPAAPLEPATEASQEEPAEPSAQAEPSAQPAEPPASPQKRQSSAAKTRLRFQVSVDRRGAAGPGWPGRRLHRRVTLSPAVPGAEVRVLPLQGLQHPLGERLRLVRPGHQQGLFPSVLPDLSEILQPVPRGGHHLPELQADAVHLPREDAPRGSQEAPPPGPLWEMQRETSVLR, from the exons ATGGCCGAGGAAGCGATGGCGAGCTATCTCTATACCGCCTACCACCCCTACTCCTACCGCTACCCACCGCCCAAGGGCAAAGGAGGGGCGGCGGGCGGCTGGAGGCCGCGGGGCAGCAGCTACTTCTCGGGCTACGGGGAGGCGGCCGCCGAGTACTTCGACAACTACCAGCGGGCGCAGCTGAAGGCCATCCTCTCCCAGGTCAATCCCAACCTGACGCCGCGGCTCCGCAAGGCCAACACCAAGGAGGTGGGCGTCCAGGTGAACCCACGGCAGGACGCCTCGGTGCAGTGCTCGCTCGGGCCCCGCACGCTGCTGCGCCGCCGCCCCGGTCCCGCCGCGCCGCGGCCCCGTGAGGCGGAGcgagagcaggagctgggcagccccGCCACCACCAGCACCCGCGCCGTGCGCTTCCCCCGCACCATCGCCGTCTACTCGCCCGTGGCGTCCCGCAGACTCACCGCCTTCCTGGAGGAGCCGAGCCCGGAGCCAGAGGGGCGGCCGCAGCAACAGGAGAAGGCGGCGGCCGTCGAGGAGGAGCCGGCCGCGCTGCGGGAGCAgcgggcggcggaggcggcTGCCGTGCGGGCGAGCTGGGAGAAGCCCCCCGAGGGTGGCGCCGAGCCGCTCGGGCAGCGCCCGGCCGCCCCCCTGGAGCCGGCGACGGAGGCAAGCCAGGAGGAGCCGGCAGAGCCGTCAGCCCAGGCAGAGCCGTCAGCCCAGCCGGCAGAGCCGCCGGCCTCACCCCAGAAGCGGCAGTCGTCGGCGGCCAAGACCCGCCTGCGCTTCCAGGTGAGTGTCGACCGCAGGGgagcagcggggccgggctggcccGGGAGGCGCCTGCACCGTCGAGTAACGTTGTCCCCGGCAGTTCCTGGAGCAGAAGTACGGGTACTACCACTGCAAGGCCTGCAACATCCGCTGGGAGAGCGCCTACGTCTGGTGCGTCCAGGGCACCAACAAG GTCTATTTCCGTCAGTTCTGCCGGACCTGTCAGAAATCCTACAACCCGTACCGCGTGGAGGACATCACCTGCCAG AGCTGCAAGCAGACGCGGTGCACCTGCCCCGTGAAGATGCGCCACGTGGATCCCAAGAGGCCCCACCGCCAGGACCTCTGTGGGAGATGCAAAGGGAAACGTCTGTCCTGCGATAG